Part of the Candidatus Melainabacteria bacterium genome, CGCGGTCGCTTCCGTTTTTACTTCTGTAGTTGGTGCAGTCGCGGTCGCTTCCGTTTTTACTTCTGTAGTTGGTGCAGCCACAGCCGCAGGTGATGCGGCATCTGCTTCTTTTGCATCAGCCTTAGTGGCGACTTCAGTCTTCGCCTTTGTTTCGGTTCTGTCATCAGACCATGATGGAGCAGTATTTTCAACAACAGCATCATCAGCAAAAGCGAATGAGACGTTAGTTGACGCGATTACGGAGACGCATGAGAGTGATACCAAAATTCTCTTCATCACCAACGCAAAAAAGCGCTCACCTGAATTTTGATTGCTCATGATCTTGTGTTCTCTCCGCTTCAAGGCTTTTCGCCAGAACCGCTTGGCAAGACGTTTTCAAGCGGGCGGTATAGTCTAACTATACCTATTCCTTATACAACGACTACGTTACGATGCGACACTTTCAGTTGCCTTACAGATGAAGACTTAATGTCGCGATATTCGACATTCAATCCAGTTGACAACCATTGGTGGTGCGCGGCGGTATCCACGAAATGGTTACGTTCATTGCGCAAGCGCTATTCCTGCGCAAGTACAGTCTCGACGCAAGCAATACTCTCTGCGCTAACACGCGTGTTTAGAATCCCGGTCCAAGAAGCTGGAAGGCAGCCCAAGATTTAGGTGATGGATCTTTCGACAAAGCAAGCAGCTGAGCCTTTCTCAACGACTGGGCTTGATTCAGACCTTCCTGCTTGCCCTTGTAGAATTCGATCAGCTCGTGGGTTCGCACAGACTCTGGTTCCACCCACAGACTCATCATCACATTGCGTGCACCAGCGTAGTTGAATCCACGACTGAATACTTTGATGGCATTTCCCTGCACATCTTTCGCATTGACGGACGTGGCACTCATCAGAACCAGATCGCTCGGGATGGTCTGCTCGAAAACTCGATCGGCAGTCACCTTGCGATTGCCTTCGCCTTTACCGGAGGCAATCGGGAAAACAGAACGCATCGGGTTAGTCGAAAGAGGCGTGCTGTTGGTGATGTGCACCACAGCTTTGCCGCGAGATTGTTCGCTAATCGAGTTCAAGTCGGCAGCGGCGCCAGTCAAACGAGTCACCAATTCTGGTTGCAGATTCTGCGTGATCTGGTTTTCTTCGCCACTGGAATTATTTGAAGTTATCACAACGCTCAAATCATCTGCATATCTCGGACGATTGTCGAGCAACACGCCCATCGACGATGCCATGGTCAAAAGGTGATTCTCAACGAGGAACTTACCCTGTCCATCTACAAGAGCTGCAAATGGAAGGTTGAACAAGCAACCGTCCGGAATAATCACGACCATCTGATCGGGGTTCTTCGGAATGAAATTGCGCACAGACGCCGGCAACAATTCACTATATAGAGCCTGGAGTATGCCGCGTTCACGTTGATCGCTAGCAGCGGGATCTCCCTCTGTAGGGGCCAGTAGAGCTGTAATCTGGCTCTGCAAACGCTTCGAACCAACCGGAAGTACGGTGGACGATATGCGCCCTGACGGATCCATGGTGAACACTACTGTCGACTCGCTGCCGCAAAGATATTCAACGATTGTGGCATGGCGAGACTGTACTGCTTTCATAACGTCCATAACGGTTATCGGTACTGGAGCAATCATGCGCGCAAGATTCTTGTTCTCAGACACGAGAGTGCGGAAACGCCCGAGATAGTTCTGCCACTCACCGATCAACTGGTCCGGTGTAGAACTGGCTTCGGCAGCGTGCAGATGGGCTCTCAGCGTGACCAGATCGGTATACACGTCTCGATCGTTAGGTCTAACCAGACCGCCCCGACGGTGCCATTCGTTGCTGAACGCTTCCTCTTTCAACTGTTCGGCGGCTAACAATGCCTGCTCCGACATTCCTTCCTTAGCACACATTGCAACCAGCTTCTGTCCCAAATCTTCTCTCGTTGACGGGAAAGAAAGCTGTTCAACAGAAGGGAAAACTCCAGCTTGCGGCGAACGGAAATATGAAAGTGCGCTGGTCAGAGAAGATTTTCCTTGCGCCACCTGCTCCTGACTAAATTGAATTCGAGCAAGTAAAGTGTAATCTCGCCACAGAGCGGCATCATCTTTTATCTTCTCTGATATTGCAATCGCCTGCTTAACGAGCGCTTCAGCAGCAGCAGCATCCGCCAACTTCAACTGAATCTCTGCGAGCGAGCTGAGTGTGCGCCCCTCAAGAAGCACATCCTTGTTTTTCTTCTGAATTGCCAATGCTTGCTCAAGATGGATTCGAGCATTGCGATTGTCACCTGAACGAGTTTCAACGGCGGCTATATTTTGCAGAAGAACGGCTTTGAAACGCGGCGTATTGGCGGCTGTAACGTTCTGCAAGTCGAGTGCTTGCTGGATGTTCTGCTGAGCCCTGGCATGTGCTCCTTGCATTTCGTCAATGATGCCGAGCGTGTTGTAAGCGGTCGCCTGAGTAGCTAGCGCACCAGATTTCCGCACCGCAGGGATGGCTCGTTCGAGCACAACGCGTGCCTGATCAAGGTCGCCCGTGGCAGCCAAACAACATCCATAACCGACGTCGATTACACCACGATTGGAGGCCGGCAATTTCTTGGGATCGACTTGCTGCATCATGCCGATCAATTGCTCAAAAGTCTTCCGAGCGTTTGCATATTCAGCCAGAACGTATTGAGTATTTGCCAGCGTCGTCAAAGCACTGATCATCGCCAGTGTATTGTTGGAAACTCGCGCCTGTGAAACCGCTTTCTGAGCTTCCTCATTGGCTGCGACGAACAGTCCTAGTTGATTGAGAATTCCGGCGATCTGAATTCGAGTCGAGATAGCGTTGACTGTGTCGTTAGCTTGCACATAGAATGTAGCTGCCTGCTCGTAGAACTTAAGCGCTTCTTTCTGTTTGTTCAAGCGGCTGAGCAGATTGGCTGAAACAGACAAGATTTCTGCAGCATCAGAAGGGTTTGTAACGTTAGAGCCTGTAAAAATTTTCAGAGCTTCGTCAAGTTGCTCGCCTGCGCCTGTGGCGTTATCCAGACCGAAGTAGGCTCGAGCAAGTTGCACTTTGGCGCGACCGAGCAGTTGCTTGTCCGAGATTCCACCAAGAACCTCAACGGCATTTTCGCCCATATACTTTGCTTTAACGAATTGCCCGCGTTCAAGGAAGAACCGTGCCATGTTGGTCAGGGCTTGACCTTCACCCTCGGAATATCTCATCTCGATCGAGAGACCATAGGCTTCTTGCCACTTGATCAAAGCTTTCTCGAGATTCTTCGCGGCGAAAAACTTTTCGCCCTCATCCATCAATTTTGCTACTTTTTCCATCGATTCTTGTGTTTTCTGCACTTCAGGAAACACAGGAATCTCGCGGATAGTTGTAGAAGGCGCTGCGCCTTCAGCTAGCACTGGCATCGTTGCACCACATATAGTGCTACTCAAAACTGCCGCTGAGAACATGGTGGCGGCAACGCGCTGATTGAGCTTTGATACGAAAAGAATTTCTTTCAAAATGAGCCTCATAAACAGTTCGACGGCAAGGGAAGAATACTGAAACAAATTTTCAGCTGATCTCGAACATGCCGCTTGAGTTAAGCCGACAGGGTCTTAAGGATACGGCAAGAGGAAGCTATTTCCCCTTTTGTTTATCGAGCTTTCAACATAGATGGACAAAATATAAGGTTGCCAATCTCAAGCAAGCGAGCCGCAAAGCCCGATCCGCTGTGAGTTGTGGCGATTCAGCAACAGTTTTTCCTGAAACGGTCTTTTGCTATTTGATTAAGAACCGCTATCAGTCTTAAATTCGCCAAATGTTGCAATTGATGTTAGCCTCTTTCTATTGTTGTAGATTCAATGGTTTCGGTCTTGTATGTTTAGACCAAACCAGTCAGCGAGTACCTCAGTGAAACCCCGAAGTCAAGCTCTAGAGATTGTAGCACTCAGAGAGTTCGACATGGTTGTCATCGGGGGCGGTATAGTCGGCGCGGGCATCGCACAGAACGCCGCCTCGCGAGGTTTATCGGTTCTGGTAATCGAAAAAGAAGATTTCGCATCAGGCACATCCAGCAAAACCACAAAACTCATTCATGGTGGACTGCGATACCTTGAACAGTTTCACTTCCATCTAACCAGAGAGCTCTGTCATGAGCGAGCCTTGCTGGAGACGCTGGCTCCGCATATGGTGAGAGATTTCAGTTTTATTTTGCCTCTTACGAAGCGAAACGCCCTGTTCGGGTTGAAAGCTCAACTCGGTTTAACTCTTTATGATTTGCTCGCCTGGTCTGCCACAAACAGCCACCATCATCAGAGAATCGATCAGAGAGAACTGCTGGAAGCCGCCCCAGCACTGTCTCCAAATGTCGTCACAGGCGGATTGCGATTCCACGATTGCATAACAGACGATTCGCGCCTGGTCATCGAAGTACTCAAGTCCGCCGTTGCAGAAGGCGCGCATGTCGTCAATTACCTTGAGGTTACCGGCTTCCAGACAGAGAACAATCTCGTCACAGCCGTTGAATGCCATGACCGTTACAGCGGGCAAGAGATTATCGTCAAATGCAAATCGTGCGTTAACGCCGCCGGCGTCTGGTCAGACAAGCTCCTGAAGAAACTGGACGACAGCTGGCGCCCGACAGTTAGCCCGGCAAAAGGGGTGCACATCATGGTGCCGCCCTCGGCGTTCGAAACCAATACGGCGCTTTTCTTACCGACTCAGGACCACAGATATGTGTTCGTCGTGCCCTGGAACAGGTCTTTGATGATCGGCACGACTGACACCGGATATGAAGGCGACATCGATAACCCATTGCCGGTGCAGGACGAAATCGATTATCTGTTAGATGTTGTTAATCGCTACAGCGGCTCAAACAGATTGAACAGAAGCGACGTGACAGCAAGTTGGGCTGGTCTGCGCCCGCTTGTCGGCGGTGCCACCACCGACCCGAAACAGACCGGAAATCTCTCGCGAGAGCATCTAATTTTCGAAGGACCAGGCGGCATAGTCGGCTTGATTGGTGGGAAATTGACGAACTATCGGTTGATGGCCGTTCAAGTCGTCGACAAAGTGCTGGCCAAAATTCCGCTGCCCACAACAAAAGAAGCGTCGACCGGTCGCATGATGATAGGCGGCTGGACCGACAAAAACGATTTCCTCGCACAGACAGCCAGCATCGCATCGCGGGCTCGTCGACTCTCAATCGAGCCTTCTACACTCGACCATCTGATCGCCAGCTACGGCAAAGATGCAGCCCTCGTTGTTGACATCATCGAACAGCAGCCATCTCTCAACCAGCGCATCTGTCCGGACTTTCCCAATGTCATGGCGGAGGTTCCGCACTGCGTCACAAACGAGATGGCAGTATCTCTTGAAGACTTGCTATTCAGAAGAATGCGCCTGGCTATGCTTCATCAGAAACAGACAATGGACGCGGCTCCAAAAGTGGCACAGCTCATGGCTGAGACACTCGGTTGGGATAACACACGCATCAATCTAGAGCTGAGCGCACTGGAAAAAAGTCTGAACGAACATATAACATCGTTCGCCGCAGTGACATGATAGACGGCGACAAATAGCGGGCTCAATAAATTGGATCAACTAGTCAAGGTATTTGCAACCGGACCACTTCCTAAACAAGTGCGCGAAAAACTGGCGCGCTTTTCTGATCTCAAGTCGTGGGAAGAGCCAACAGAAATAACTCAGGAACATCTGATTGAGCAGATCAAAGACCGCAGCGCAGTTGTTTGTTTGCTTGGCGATAAGATGTCGGCTGAAGTGATGGATGCCGCTCCTGAGCTGAAGTTGATCGCAAATGTCGCGGTCGGCTTCGACAACATTGACCTGGCGCACGCGAAAAAGCGAGGCATTCTCGTCGTAAACACGCCTGGTGTGCTCGATAATGCTACTGCCGACCTGGCTTTTGGATTGTTGCTGGCGTGCGCCAGGCGAATTGTAGAAGCGGACCAATACGTGCGAAACCACGAATGGACCGGCTGGAGAACAAACCTTCTTCTGGGCTCGGATCTGCACGGTAAGACACTGGGAATCGTCGGCATGGGACGCATCGGTGAAGCAGTAGGACGCCGCGCGCTCGGCTTCGGAATGAAAATTATCTATACACGCAAAGGCAATGAAGAGAAAGACCACCGTCTCACGCGCGAGCTTGCAGCTAGACGTGTTTCTTTGCCTGAGTTGATCAGCAATTCTGATTTCATCAGTATTCACAGCCCACTCAATCACGAAACAAGGCACTTGATCGGAAAAGTCGAGCTCTCTCGTGTCAAGAAAAACTGCATTTTAATCAACACCGCGCGCGGTGCTGTAGTGGATCAGAAAGCACTGATCGCAGCATTGCAAGATGGAAAACTTGCCGCAGCCGGTCTGGATGTGTTCGAAGACGAGCCAAATGTCCCTGACGAATTAATTGCCCTGAAAAATGTGGTGATAGTTCCGCACATCGGCAGTGCTACGAGCGAAACTCGAGCAGCCATGGCGCAATTGGCAGTGGAAGGACTGCTTTCGGCTTTCAGTGAAAGATTGCCTGAAAATACAGTCAACAAAGAAGTTTGGCCATTATTTGTAGAACGACTAAAAGTAGGATCTTCCAGATGAATCTAACATCACCGCCACCCACCGAAAAAGTTGAAGCGCCGCAACCAGCGCAGACATCGAATTTCATTCCGCCACTACTTCTGGTGCTGGCTGCCTACCCGACCTGGCTGGCGCTGACAACCACACCAGCGCTGCTCGTGGCTCCGGTCGGCGTTTTCGCCTACTGGTTATCGATGCGCCGCAAACTCTTTTTTGTAGCCGGGCTGCTCATGGCGCTGTGCGCCTTCAAACCCGAATGGCTTCCATTTTTGGCGCTGCCAGGATTCATCTTCGGCGGGCTGCAATTCGCCGGCGGTTTTGCAATCGCAGCTGCGGCGACCTTCTTCGGTGCACAAGCGATGCATCTGCCCCTCGACTGGTCGATTATTGCAGGCAATACCCCAGAGGTAGCCACTCACACCTACCAGAATTTCGCCGCGATGTTGGCGCTCATACTGGGCGACAGCACACCGAACTTGCAAATTGGCACACTCGCCTGTTATGCCATGGCAATCGTGTCGTCGACTGAGCTGTGGTGGCGTACGCATCATCTCGTCGACAGTGACCACAAATTTTTGAAGAAATGCGCTGCCACTACCATTATCATGCTGACGACGAGCATACATACGACAATTCAGGATTACGTCGTCCTCGTTCCTGTACTGGTCTGGTTGTGGCAAGCCACCGCAGACGACATCAACGATAACGGCGGACTAGTAAGAAAAGTAATCATCGCCTATCCGATCTTTTCCTGGCTCTACTTTGGTGCGCAAGCGGCAATGGCTTCACTGAGCCTGCCTGTCTACTTTGTCTGGGGCGTCGTACTCTCCGTATGCTTGCTGCCAACGCTCGATGTCGAAACCAACAAGATTCTCACAGCCAGATTCAAAGCTCAAAATTCCGGCTAATTCATGCAACTCAGCATCGAGAACCAAAAGCGGCTCTGGTTTGCGTATTTCGTAGCCCTGATTTGCTGGTCATTCAGTTCCTACTATCTGATCAGCACCTGGGCATCTGAAGGCACGCTCTTTGCCAGATCTATAGACGGGCAGCCGCACGTGCTCGACTATTTGCTGTTTTACGAAGACGAATATCTGGCCTTACACGCTAAAAGCGACCACCTGAACATATACGATCCCGATCTGCAAGCAGCCGGAATCGCCAAACTGATGTCGCCGGTGGTGCCGACGACAAAATTCTACTCGCACTATCCGCCACTGCTTTTTGTCCTTTCCATTCCATTCGGCTTCGTGCCGATGCTCTGGTCATACCTGGCTTGGAATCTCGTCGGAATCATTGCGCTTTTGTTGAGCACATTACCTTTCGCTTACCGGAGATTCGGCAAGACGTTTCCCTTCTTCTTTGTTGCAGCCGCAGTCTTGACGAGCTTTCCAGTATGGAATTGCTTTGAACTGGGTCAGAGCAGCTTCTTTCTTCTGGGCGGCATCGCCTTATTTTTCGCCCTGCTCAAGCGCGAAAAACACTTTCTGGCAGGATTATCAACGTTCTTCCTGCTCATCAAAGTTCAATATCTGCCCGTGCTGGTATTAATTGGATTGATTCGAGGGCGAGTCAAATTCGTCCTTGGGGGCATCCTCGCTGGTCTGCTTGCCGTTGGAGTGTGCGTCTTCACGCTCGGATGGGAAAACTGTATTGCCTGGCCGAACATCGTTTTGCACGGTGAAACGAGCGACATCAACCGCGGTCTGATCGCACCGGCTATGATGCAAAATGTGCGCGGCATACTGAACTTGATGACGGGCGACGATTCAGCAGCTGTGCGCATGATTTCTGCGGCACTGTGCATTATCACGATTCTTTTGATCGGATATCTGTGGACGTCTCCTTATAAACGACTTCAAGGCTATACGAAATATGCCTTTGAAGTCGTGTCGGCAATTTCCATGATGATCATGCTGCTCTTCAACGTACACACGCACGCCCACGATTACTGCGTCTTCGTTTGCGCGGCAGTGTTGTTGTACGTTGCCGTGCTGGATGCGCCCGTGACAAAAGGCAGCCAGTGGTTGCGATATTTACTGGTTAGCTACCCATTGGTGAGCTGGATACTTTTCGTGGCGGAACCGCTCATTCAAAATGTCCTTAAGCTGCAACCGCTGGCAGTGCATATAGCTGTGGTTCTGGCGCTGTCGGTTGTGGTTTGGTTTGGCCAGCGCGGTGATCGTGTCGAGCCTGGGGAAATAGAAACTGGTACTTGATGCGTCCGGGACGGACGCGCTCCATGCATCCGGGACGGACGCGCTCCATGTGTTCGGGACGGACACGCTCCATGTGTTCGGGACGGACACGCTCCATGTGTTCGGGACGGACGCGCTCGTGGTTAGCGGTGTACTTCGTTGTGTGTGATCACTTTGGAATACCAGTATGCGCTGTCTTTCAAGATGCGTTTCTGGGTTTCATAGTCCACGTGAATCAGCCCGAATCGTTTTGAATAGCCATGCGCCCACTCAAAATTATCTAGCAGACTCCAGACAAAATAACCACGCACGTTTACACCAAGTCGCATTGCTTTCCGCAATTCGACCAGATGATCGTGCACGTACTTGATACGCCTGGTGTCATGAACGTGACCATCGACAACTTGATCGTCTAATGCGCAGCCGTTTTCAGTTACATAGATAGGGGGCAAACGATATTCGTTATGCATCCGCACAAGCATGCGGCCAAGCGCTTCAGGAGCCACTTCCCAGCCCATCTCGGTGTAATCGGAGCCAGGCACCTTTTTCATTTCGCCTTGCGGACCGATAGTGGTGCGCGTGTAATAATTAACACCCAGATAATCCAATTTTTGGGCAATCAAAGCAAAGTCATTCGGCTTCACCTGCGGTGCATCGGCAGACAGATCTCGTAAGGCGCCAGGAGGATAACACCCCCTGAAGAGTGGGTCCAGGAACCAGGCGCTGGTTGCATTCCAGGCACGCTCTGCAGCCATTTTCTGATACTTATCGTCCGTGTAAGCCTCTACAGGGGATAAATTGAGGACAATTCCAACCTGCAAGTCTGGTTCAATCGAACGAATCGCTTGAACGGTCATTCCATGAGCCACCAACAGGTGGTGAGCGACCTGCGCAGTCAACTTTCTGTCTTTAAAACCAGGCGCCATTTCACCCGTCAGATTACCCAGCACTGCAACCACCCATGGTTCATTGAATGTGGTCCAGTATTTGACCCGATCGCCCAATCGCTTCACAGCAACTGCGGCATAATCGGAAAAATATCCAATCAAATCACGATTGCCCCAACCGCCTTTGTCTTGCAGTGCCTGCGGCAGATCCCAGTGATAAAGCGTTATGAATGGCTCGATTCCCAGCGCCAGCAATGAATCAACCATGCGGTCATAGTAATCCAATCCAGCCCAATTTACAGAGCCGTGCCCCTGGGGAAATATCCTGGGCCAGGACAGCGAGAATCGATATGCTTTTATGCCGATTTGTTTGAGAAGAGAAAAGTCTTCATGGAATCGATGGTAATGATCGCAAGCGATATCGCCGTTGTCGTCATTGAAGATTTTTCCAGGCGTGTGCGAAAAGGTATCCCAGATCGACGGTCCTTTACCGTCTAAATTCCAGGCGCCTTCGATTTGATATGCGGCTGTGGCCGCGCCCCACACAAACCCTCTGGGAAAACCATACTTTTCCGACGTCATTCAACCGCCCCTGATAAGTGCAAATGTGCAGTCTGGTTATTCACGCTCAGATTCACTATCACCACCAAATCTAATCATATCCTGGTTAATCCAAGTTTTCCTGACCGACGATGCCATCCTGAAAGGTGTCATCTTCGGTGGCATCAAGACTATCGTCGATGCTGTCATCGTCCGTGTCGATTTCTTCATACTGTCCCTGTCTTTCCCGGCGACGAGAAACAGCACGATATTTGGTGCTCAGTCTGGGCACATGAATTTCTTTGCCGCCGCGCCCACCGACCTTCTTCACCGTAGCTTCGACTTTTTGCGATGTGACTTGACGTCGGCTGTATTCCATTTGAGCATCACTGACGATGGCAGCATAACTGTTGTAACGTCCGAGCGAAATTTCGTCGATGTTATTCAAAACGTTGCAATCGTTTTCGACCAGGTGCAAACAGTTCAAAAACTTGCAGTCTTGTGCCAGGCGCAAAATCTCAGGAAATTGCCACACAACCTCCGTGGGCTGCGGGTGCTTCAGTTCGAGAAGGTTGAACCCCGGCGTATCACCGACCCAGCTTGCAGTTTGGGAGGCGCGAATCTCTGGAAAGTGTTCAAAACTTAACCGATACAACTCGCTCGATGTTGTCGTATGACGACCAACCCCGAACTCATGATCCATGACACCGGTCTTAAGTTGCAGATCTTTCTCGATGCAATTCAAAAGAGTCGACTTGCCAACGCCTGACTGGCCGGCGAATACAGACACTTTATTGGCGAGAGTTCGAGCCAGATCATCGATACCCCGACCGGTCACAGCCGACACAAATATGACGAAGTATCCAAGTGGTTCATAAATACTTCGTAAAGCCTCAAGTTCACTTTCCTCCGCCAGATCGCACTTGTTGAAGCAGAGCACAGGCAGCGCAGGAGACAGCTCCAGCTGGAAATGCACTATGTAACGGTCGGTGAGCAGGGGGTTCCATTCCGGCTGATGGACGGCCTGTACAATGATGACCTGGTCCACGTTCGCTAAAGGCGGTCGAGACAGTAAGTTCTCGCGCTCCAGCATCGTGGTAATGACTGCTGTGTTCTGCTCTGAGTCCAACTCGTCCAGCTCAACGCGGTCGCCGGTAAAGATGGAGACTCGCTCTTTCTTCAACCTGCCGCGAGCAGCACATTGAAAAACAGTGTCCAGCTCAGGTTCGTAAACCAGATAGCCGCCAGCATGACTTCGTAATACAGTTCCGGACGCCATTCAATCTCTCGAAAGTCTCACTGTAAGCCGACCAAAACGAAATCGACTTCAACAACAAGAATACACTAATCGACATACTAAGAAACACGTAATCAAACAGTTCGAAAACCGTCCAAACCTGAATAGTTCAGCAACAGTCCAGTAAAGTCCAGCGCAAAGTCCAATAAAAAACAATCGTTCCACCCGGTATCTACAAAAGCCAGTGCAGCATAGCTGCAAGGCACCACGCGATGATGAGACAATAGGTAAAATCAATGAGCACGGCAACAATGGAAGTCCAGAACGTGAATGAAGAACTAACCAGCCAGCAAGAAGCAATTGCGCAATTCGGAGAGCCACAGGGCGACCTCTCGCACATCCGCAATATCGCCATCATCGCGCACGTCGACCACGGCAAAACGACACTGGTCGATGGATTTTTGCACCAGACCGGAGTTTTTCGCGAGAATCAGGAAGTCGTCGAATGCGTGATGGACTCAAATGACCTCGAGCGTGAGCGTGGTATCACAATTCTTTCGAAGAATACAGCCGTCACCTACAATGACATGCTCATCAATATCGTCGACACCCCGGGCCACGCTGACTTCGGCGGCGAAGTCGAACGTATTCTGGGAATGGTAGACTGCGCGCTGCTCGTTGTTGATGCGGGCGAAGGTCCGATGCCCCAAACACGTTTCGTTCTGCGTAAAGCGCTCGAGAAAGGACTGCGACCGATCGTTGTAATCAACAAAATCGACCGTCCAAACATCGACCCGCACATCGCGGTCGACCAGGTTTTCGACCTCTTCGTCGAACTCGGAGCAGATGAAAAACAGCTCGATTTCCCATATCTTTTCGCATCGGGCGTGAAAGGATTCGCAGTCGCATCACCTGAAGAGGAAGGTGTCGACTTGCGACCGCTGCTCGATTTGATCGTCAAACATTGCCCACCGCCGTCTGGAAATCCGGATGCACCACTGCAGATGCAGTTGAGCATTCTGGACTACAACGACTACCTTGGCCGCATCGGCATCGGCAGAATCTACAACGGCAAGATTCATGACGGAGAGTCAGTGGTGCTGCTCAAAGAAGACGGCACCTCAGTGCGTGGAAAAATTTCCAAGCTCTTTACGTTCCATGGCTTGAAGCGCATCGAAGCGCGTGAAGCATCAGCGGGACAAATTGTAGCCATCGCCGGATTCTCCACTGCCAACGTTGGTGATACCGTATGCGACCCTGAGCATCAAGTCGCCCTGCATCGATTCAAAGTCGACGAACCGACTATGAAGATGGCGTTTCTCGTCAATGATAGCCCGTTTGCCGGGCAGGAAGGCAAGTACGTAACCTCCAGACAGCTGCGCAGCCGCCTCTTCCACGAACTGGAAACGAACGTCAGTATGCGCGTCGATGAGACTGATAATACAGACACGTTTATCGTCAGTGGACGCGGAGAACTTCACCTGGGCATCCTGATTGAAACGATGCGACGTGAAGGATACGAGTTTCAGGTATCAAGACCGGAAGTAATCATCAAAGAAATTGGCGGCGTAGACCACGAGCCGTTCGAGAAGTTGATGATCGACGTTCCTGATGAATTCACGGGCGCCGTCATGAACGAGCTTGGACCACGTAAAGCCGAACTGCAGAA contains:
- the typA gene encoding translational GTPase TypA — encoded protein: MEVQNVNEELTSQQEAIAQFGEPQGDLSHIRNIAIIAHVDHGKTTLVDGFLHQTGVFRENQEVVECVMDSNDLERERGITILSKNTAVTYNDMLINIVDTPGHADFGGEVERILGMVDCALLVVDAGEGPMPQTRFVLRKALEKGLRPIVVINKIDRPNIDPHIAVDQVFDLFVELGADEKQLDFPYLFASGVKGFAVASPEEEGVDLRPLLDLIVKHCPPPSGNPDAPLQMQLSILDYNDYLGRIGIGRIYNGKIHDGESVVLLKEDGTSVRGKISKLFTFHGLKRIEAREASAGQIVAIAGFSTANVGDTVCDPEHQVALHRFKVDEPTMKMAFLVNDSPFAGQEGKYVTSRQLRSRLFHELETNVSMRVDETDNTDTFIVSGRGELHLGILIETMRREGYEFQVSRPEVIIKEIGGVDHEPFEKLMIDVPDEFTGAVMNELGPRKAELQNMHVDKTQALLEFVIPTRGLIGFRSEFLRLTKGNGVMNHAFLEYREWCGDIVSQRNGVLVAWEEGTVTAYALGQAEDRGVYFITPGIKVYGGMIVGENNRTQDMDINVCKLKKLTNMRSSNADTLVTLQAPIEMNLERCLEYIAADELVEVTPKNIRMRKRQLPRR
- the rsgA gene encoding ribosome small subunit-dependent GTPase A; its protein translation is MASGTVLRSHAGGYLVYEPELDTVFQCAARGRLKKERVSIFTGDRVELDELDSEQNTAVITTMLERENLLSRPPLANVDQVIIVQAVHQPEWNPLLTDRYIVHFQLELSPALPVLCFNKCDLAEESELEALRSIYEPLGYFVIFVSAVTGRGIDDLARTLANKVSVFAGQSGVGKSTLLNCIEKDLQLKTGVMDHEFGVGRHTTTSSELYRLSFEHFPEIRASQTASWVGDTPGFNLLELKHPQPTEVVWQFPEILRLAQDCKFLNCLHLVENDCNVLNNIDEISLGRYNSYAAIVSDAQMEYSRRQVTSQKVEATVKKVGGRGGKEIHVPRLSTKYRAVSRRRERQGQYEEIDTDDDSIDDSLDATEDDTFQDGIVGQENLD